A region of Labeo rohita strain BAU-BD-2019 chromosome 2, IGBB_LRoh.1.0, whole genome shotgun sequence DNA encodes the following proteins:
- the nrbp2a gene encoding nuclear receptor-binding protein 2 yields the protein MTMSVPENISGSGGKEEESEDESEILEESPCGRWQKRREQVSQGNVPGIESAYLAMDTEEGVEVVWNEVQFSDKKVFKSFEERIKEMFENLMQVEHPNIVKFHKYWLDMRESRARVIFITEYMSSGSLKQFLKKTKKNHKTMNVKAWKRWCTQILSALSYLHSCDPPIIHGNLTCDTIFIQHNGLIKIGSVWHRLFVNVFAEAIHGNVHQHRDEVRNQHFFAPEYGIAEDDYAIDIFSFGICALEMAVLEIQANGDTAVSKEAIDHAGQSLEDPLMREFIQSCVRTEAKTRPTAHDLLFHRVLFEVHSLKLLAAHCFINNQYLLPENCVEEKTKSFDPNGIMAEINHRDRPGVHLKYSHVSPLELDKFLEDVKNGIYPLMNFASQRPHPIPRALSLSQEQMETVKTPTPEPQETETRKVVQVHCNLETNEEGTKSHLSLFLKMDDRLHRQLSCDVLRSDKPKDLASELVHHAFISEEDCEKLACFLEDALCKHWSGTSTSPTAMAVMY from the exons gTCAGTCAGGGAAATGTCCCAGGCATTGAGAGTGCGTACTTGGCCATGGACACTGAAGAGGGGGTGGAGGTGGTGTGGAACGAAGTGCAGTTTTCAGACAAGAAGGTTTTCAAATCCTTTGAG GAGCGGATAAAGGAGATGTTTGAGAATCTCATGCAGGTGGAGCATCCAAACATCGTGAAGTTTCACAAGTATTGGTTGGACATGAGAGAGAGCAGAGCAAGG GTGATTTTTATCACCGAATATATGTCATCTGGAAGTCTCAAGCAGTTTTTGAAGAAGACTAAGAAAAACCACAAAACTATGAATGTGAAG GCATGGAAGCGTTGGTGCACACAGATACTCTCTGCACTCAG TTATTTGCATTCATGTGATCCACCCATTATCCATGGTAACCTGACCTGTGACACCATCTTTATCCAGCACAATGGCCTCATAAAGATCGGCTCAg TTTGGCACAGGCTGTTTGTTAATG taTTTGCTGAGGCGATTCATGGGAATGTGCATCAACATCGAGATGAAGTACGGAACCAGCATTTCTTTGCTCCGGAGTATGGCA TTGCTGAAGATGACTACGCCATTGATATATTTTCATTTGGCATCTGTGCCTTGGAG ATGGCAGTACTGGAAATCCAGGCCAATGGAGACACTGCAGTTTCGAAGGAGGCTATTGATCATGCTGGACAATCACTTGAGGACCCTCTCATGAGG GAATTTATCCAGTCGTGTGTGCGCACAGAAGCCAAGACGAGACCCACAGCTCATGACCTGCTGTTCCACAGAGTGTTATTTGAGGTCCACTCCTTAAAACTGCTTGCTGCGCACTGCTTTATCAATAACCAGT atcttCTTCCTGAGAATTGTGTGGAGGAGAAAACAAAATCTTTTGATCCTAATGGCATCATGGCAGAGATTAATCATCGTGACCGACCTGGAGTCCATCTAAA gTACTCTCATGTTTCTCCTCTGGAGCTGGACAAATTCCTTGAGGATGTGAA GAACGGCATATACCCCCTCATGAACTTTGCTTCCCAGCGGCCGCATCCTATCCCCCGGGCTCTTTCTTTGTCACAGGAACAGATGGAGACTGTAAAGACCCCAACCCCAGAACCACAGGAGACAGAAACCAGAAAG GTTGTCCAGGTCCACTGTAATTTGGAAACGAATGAGGAAGGCACAAAGAGTCAT ctctctctctttttaaagATGGATGACAGGCTTCACCGTCAGCTTAGCTGTGATGTTTTACGAT ctgacAAACCCAAAGATTTGGCTAGTGAATTGGTCCACCATGCTTTTATTAGTGAG GAAGACTGCGAAAAGTTGGCTTGTTTTCTTGAGGATGCATTATGCAAGCACTGGTCAGGGACGTCCACCTCCCCTACTGCCATGGCTGTGATGTACTAA